Part of the Oncorhynchus masou masou isolate Uvic2021 chromosome 18, UVic_Omas_1.1, whole genome shotgun sequence genome, TTAAATGATATTTTAAGCATTTTATAAATACATATCTAATCATAAATAGACTAAATAATAAATagatcataaataaataaataaaatagatcACCATAAAAACATGGCAATTTCAAGTCAGTTTTGGGTCAATCGCTCAGCCCATTTGCTTGGGCTATGTTCCTTAGACTGCGGACTATGTCCTGGCCAAAGCTTTGGAGCTGCACCAGAGTCAGATGTGTGGCTACCTGAACCTCATAGTCCCCAGTGAGACGAGAGGCCAGGCTTGTGGCTGTGGGCTGCACCGCCACCGGGCTCTCCTCCACTTGGACCGCTTTCAGCATCTGGAGATACAAACTCTAATTACAAAGAACTCTATAATCAATCAGCATTTATGTCGGAACAGTATTTGAATCCAAGGGATTTTATAATACTGTGTATGCGTGCATGGTGTATAAGTCATTTTACAGGTAGCCTCACCCTGTTGATCTGGACGCGGAGATCTCTGATATCAGTCAGCAGTGCAGTGATTCTCTCTGTGTTGGCCAGGCGTTGTACGACAGCTCTTAGCAGGTCCTGGTGCACCTGTAGTCCCTCTGACATACGTCTCAGACAGGTCTCCTGATGGAGAGACCTCAAATGTCAAAGCAATGCCTTATTTCTAGGGCTGATATCATTTTCAGATGCCATATTTCTTATAGTTTCTAATCCGGGCCTAGAGTTGTTCCTGGGCAGGTCTGGC contains:
- the csf3a gene encoding colony stimulating factor 3 (granulocyte) a isoform X2, whose amino-acid sequence is MNILIVFAIICNMASYGQSAPILEYSGEAGQLVDDPEFNLSVENSKSLIKKVLDAIPETHTSCIHSETLILNSSSENRKLQYLAINLGIPSAPTLKALTDNFTLETCLRRMSEGLQVHQDLLRAVVQRLANTERITALLTDIRDLRVQINRMLKAVQVEESPVAVQPTATSLASRLTGDYEVQVATHLTLVQLQSFGQDIVRSLRNIAQANGLSD
- the csf3a gene encoding colony stimulating factor 3 (granulocyte) a isoform X1; amino-acid sequence: MRKNATIFAIICNMASYGQSAPILEYSGEAGQLVDDPEFNLSVENSKSLIKKVLDAIPETHTSCIHSETLILNSSSENRKLQYLAINLGIPSAPTLKALTDNFTLETCLRRMSEGLQVHQDLLRAVVQRLANTERITALLTDIRDLRVQINRMLKAVQVEESPVAVQPTATSLASRLTGDYEVQVATHLTLVQLQSFGQDIVRSLRNIAQANGLSD